The following are from one region of the Roseobacter fucihabitans genome:
- a CDS encoding sugar phosphate isomerase/epimerase: MEGFGVHTSMWTMSWDRAGCERAVAKAGSYRMDFLEIALLDPAAVDAAHSRKVLEAAKMRSVCSLGLPEPVWPSHNPEGAVDFLKLALDKAAAIGAEALTGVVYGGIGERSGHPPTRAELDNVAQALTRAAKHAKSLGLLFGIEPVNRYETHLLNTGWQAVDMIERIGADNMFVHLDTYHMNVEEKGIAQGIIDAREHLRYIHLSESDRGTPGVGTIAWDEIFAALRAVDFKGGLAMESFVNMPPEIAVGLSVWRPVASGEAEVMENGLPFLRNKARQYGLI; encoded by the coding sequence ATGGAAGGTTTTGGTGTTCATACGAGCATGTGGACGATGTCCTGGGACAGGGCGGGGTGCGAAAGGGCGGTGGCAAAGGCGGGGTCCTACCGTATGGATTTCCTCGAGATTGCGCTGTTGGACCCTGCGGCCGTAGACGCCGCGCATAGCCGAAAGGTTCTGGAGGCTGCAAAGATGAGGTCAGTGTGCTCACTTGGGCTGCCTGAGCCGGTTTGGCCGTCGCATAACCCAGAGGGCGCGGTGGATTTTCTCAAACTGGCGCTGGATAAAGCCGCGGCCATCGGGGCCGAAGCCTTGACGGGTGTCGTTTACGGCGGCATTGGGGAGCGCTCCGGGCACCCACCCACCCGCGCCGAGTTGGACAACGTCGCCCAAGCCCTCACGCGCGCGGCAAAGCATGCCAAATCACTTGGGCTGCTGTTTGGGATTGAACCAGTCAATCGCTACGAAACCCACTTGCTCAACACCGGCTGGCAAGCGGTTGATATGATTGAACGCATTGGTGCGGACAACATGTTTGTGCATCTCGACACATACCATATGAACGTCGAGGAAAAGGGGATCGCACAGGGTATCATCGATGCGCGCGAGCACCTGCGCTACATCCACCTGTCGGAGTCTGATCGTGGCACGCCGGGGGTCGGCACCATTGCGTGGGACGAGATTTTTGCTGCCCTGCGCGCGGTTGATTTCAAGGGGGGGCTGGCGATGGAGAGCTTCGTCAACATGCCACCGGAAATCGCCGTTGGATTGTCGGTCTGGCGTCCTGTGGCTTCGGGCGAAGCGGAGGTAATGGAGAACGGATTGCCCTTTTTGCGCAACAAGGCGCGGCAATACGGGTTGATCTGA
- a CDS encoding sugar-binding transcriptional regulator yields the protein MLLHKRQADHDIAQAAWLYYVGNLSQQEISKRLGISRFKVLRMLADAREQGLVRVTVEHRTARTLSLADRLVSAFDLQEAQVAPIEAAAGDDVLARNAVAILASGYLARIAGSDAPVTVGVGWGRTLSGMADNLTGVRNSGLTFVSLMGSVTYASHTAPGDVCVRLAAQTGGRAILMPAPFVADSASDCARIMAQRLVRDAMDAARGADHTLMSVGECREGAILFDSDIFSADQIQQLRDADVVGDCCGVFYKADGSVADIELNRCTPCVRPNDMVGMDTVLLAGGAGKLAATLAVLRAGFVKKLLVDQRLAVALLAVSEKGSA from the coding sequence ATGCTGCTGCACAAACGCCAGGCTGATCATGATATCGCGCAGGCGGCGTGGCTGTATTACGTTGGCAATCTGAGCCAGCAGGAAATCAGCAAACGGCTTGGCATTTCTCGCTTCAAAGTGCTGCGCATGCTGGCGGATGCGCGTGAACAGGGGCTTGTCCGGGTCACAGTTGAGCATCGCACGGCGCGCACATTGTCGCTGGCCGACCGTCTGGTGAGTGCCTTTGATTTGCAGGAAGCGCAGGTCGCACCGATCGAGGCTGCGGCGGGGGATGATGTCCTGGCGCGCAATGCGGTCGCGATACTGGCGAGCGGTTATCTTGCCCGGATCGCGGGGTCGGATGCGCCGGTCACCGTTGGCGTTGGCTGGGGGCGCACGCTATCCGGGATGGCCGATAACCTGACGGGCGTGCGCAACAGCGGTCTGACGTTTGTGTCCTTGATGGGCTCCGTGACCTATGCCTCGCACACGGCTCCGGGCGATGTTTGTGTTCGGCTTGCGGCACAAACGGGGGGGCGGGCAATTCTGATGCCTGCGCCCTTCGTGGCTGACAGCGCCTCAGATTGCGCGCGCATCATGGCACAGCGCCTTGTGCGCGATGCAATGGATGCGGCGCGCGGTGCCGATCACACCCTGATGAGCGTGGGGGAATGCCGTGAAGGGGCCATTCTTTTTGACAGCGATATTTTTAGTGCGGACCAGATCCAGCAGCTGCGTGATGCGGATGTGGTCGGGGATTGTTGCGGCGTATTTTACAAGGCGGATGGGTCGGTTGCGGATATCGAATTGAACCGCTGCACGCCTTGCGTTCGGCCAAACGACATGGTCGGGATGGACACGGTGCTGCTTGCTGGTGGGGCGGGTAAGCTCGCGGCGACGCTGGCGGTCCTGCGGGCCGGCTTCGTGAAAAAACTGCTGGTGGATCAACGGTTGGCGGTGGCACTTCTCGCCGTCAGCGAGAAAGGGAGCGCATAA
- a CDS encoding autoinducer 2 ABC transporter substrate-binding protein, with product MKTQFKLLASAALASTALFGTQVAADGHSKDIATVVKIAGIQWFNRMEEGVNKFASETGMNAFQVGPAQADPQQQVALIEDMIAQGVDALAVVPMSPEALEPVLGRAMAAGIAVITHEAAAQQNTTYDLEAFVNEDFGANLMEQLATCMGGEGEYAVFVGSLTSQTHNQWVDGAIAHQEANFPNMTLVGDKNETFDDAEQAYTKAQEVLRAFPNIKGMQGSASTDVAGIGRAIEERGMEDASCVFGTSLPSIAGQYIETGAVDGIGFWDPAVAGEAMNKLAVMVMNGDEVTDGMDLGLPGYESISLDGKVIYGQAWVNVNADNMADYPF from the coding sequence TTGAAAACCCAGTTTAAATTGTTGGCCAGCGCCGCACTGGCGTCAACAGCGCTTTTCGGCACGCAGGTTGCAGCCGATGGGCATTCCAAGGACATCGCCACCGTGGTCAAGATTGCGGGCATCCAGTGGTTCAACCGCATGGAGGAAGGCGTAAACAAGTTTGCCAGTGAAACCGGCATGAACGCCTTTCAGGTGGGCCCGGCACAGGCCGACCCGCAACAGCAAGTCGCCCTGATCGAAGATATGATTGCGCAGGGCGTTGACGCCCTGGCCGTCGTGCCCATGTCACCCGAAGCGCTTGAGCCGGTGCTTGGCCGAGCCATGGCAGCCGGGATCGCCGTGATCACGCATGAGGCCGCAGCCCAGCAGAACACGACTTATGACCTCGAAGCATTTGTGAATGAAGACTTCGGCGCAAACCTGATGGAGCAACTGGCCACCTGCATGGGCGGCGAAGGCGAATACGCCGTGTTTGTCGGCTCGCTAACCTCCCAGACCCACAACCAATGGGTCGACGGTGCCATCGCGCATCAGGAAGCCAATTTCCCGAACATGACGCTGGTCGGGGACAAAAACGAGACCTTCGATGATGCCGAACAGGCCTATACCAAGGCCCAGGAAGTGCTGCGCGCCTTCCCCAACATCAAGGGCATGCAAGGCTCGGCATCCACGGATGTGGCGGGCATCGGGCGCGCAATCGAAGAGCGCGGCATGGAAGACGCCTCTTGCGTCTTTGGCACCTCCCTGCCCTCCATCGCGGGTCAATACATCGAAACCGGTGCCGTTGATGGTATCGGCTTCTGGGATCCGGCGGTCGCGGGCGAGGCGATGAACAAGCTGGCCGTTATGGTCATGAACGGCGATGAAGTCACCGACGGCATGGATCTTGGCCTGCCGGGCTATGAAAGCATCTCGCTGGATGGCAAGGTCATCTATGGTCAGGCCTGGGTCAACGTGAACGCGGACAATATGGCTGACTACCCGTTCTGA
- a CDS encoding sugar ABC transporter ATP-binding protein: MSSDHDTAFIDLRAITKRYVGVTALDSVDFTVQPGEAVCLAGENGSGKSTLIKIISGVEPATEGSVHIAGQERPVLNPRISAAAGVMVIFQDFSLFPNLSVAENIAFATQLSKHEHFFKSGMAREIARKALDRIGVTIDLDARVESLPVAQKQLVAICRALASEAQLIIMDEPTTALTEKEVRRLQGIIRMLKDDGVAVIFVSHKLAEVLEVSEKVVVLRNGKKVAEGPASEFDTQSLTYHMTGRDVPDVPPSDVRPGAETLMQVQGLTKEGSFADIGFDLRAGEVLGITGLLGSGRTSVAKALFGLVAPDAGTITVDGHPVSLGDPQAASMARIGYVPEDRLTEGLFLSQSILRNVAIGRLDAHTNGGFLHMGGLAQEATGWLKKLKVKAPDLNAPVQSLSGGNQQRVALARWLSRAPRVLILNGPSVGVDVGSKADIHHIIRDLASEGIGIIVISDDLPELLATCHRILVMRDGRIIDALDGKSVSEDDLARRLAS, from the coding sequence ATGTCCTCTGACCATGACACAGCGTTCATCGACCTGCGCGCGATCACCAAACGCTACGTGGGCGTTACCGCGCTCGACTCCGTCGACTTCACCGTCCAGCCGGGCGAAGCTGTTTGCCTTGCCGGGGAAAACGGGTCGGGAAAATCGACGCTCATCAAGATCATCTCGGGTGTCGAGCCTGCCACTGAGGGCAGTGTGCACATCGCCGGCCAGGAACGACCCGTCCTGAACCCGCGCATATCCGCCGCCGCCGGGGTGATGGTGATCTTTCAGGATTTTTCGCTGTTCCCGAACCTGAGCGTTGCGGAGAACATTGCCTTTGCGACCCAGCTTTCCAAACACGAGCATTTCTTTAAATCCGGCATGGCCCGCGAGATCGCGCGCAAGGCACTTGATCGCATTGGCGTCACAATTGATCTGGATGCGCGTGTGGAATCCCTGCCCGTCGCGCAAAAACAGCTTGTCGCGATCTGCCGCGCACTGGCCTCTGAAGCGCAGCTCATTATTATGGATGAACCGACGACAGCGCTCACCGAAAAAGAGGTGCGTCGCCTGCAAGGCATCATCCGCATGCTCAAAGACGATGGTGTCGCGGTGATTTTTGTCAGCCACAAACTGGCCGAAGTGCTCGAGGTCTCCGAGAAGGTTGTCGTACTGCGCAACGGTAAGAAAGTCGCAGAAGGCCCCGCGTCAGAATTCGACACACAGTCCCTGACCTATCACATGACCGGTCGTGACGTGCCCGACGTGCCGCCCAGCGACGTGAGGCCCGGCGCAGAAACGCTCATGCAGGTGCAGGGTCTCACCAAAGAAGGCTCCTTCGCGGATATCGGTTTCGACCTCAGGGCCGGTGAGGTCCTTGGCATCACCGGGCTTCTGGGCAGCGGGCGGACTTCGGTCGCCAAAGCGCTGTTTGGACTGGTTGCACCGGATGCGGGCACAATCACTGTGGACGGACACCCCGTCTCGCTCGGGGACCCGCAAGCAGCCTCCATGGCACGGATCGGATACGTCCCCGAAGACCGCCTGACCGAAGGGCTGTTCCTCAGCCAGTCTATCCTGCGCAACGTCGCCATCGGACGGCTGGATGCCCATACGAACGGGGGCTTTCTGCACATGGGTGGATTGGCGCAAGAGGCCACGGGCTGGCTCAAAAAGCTCAAGGTCAAAGCGCCGGACCTCAACGCGCCGGTGCAATCGCTCTCTGGCGGGAACCAGCAGCGCGTGGCCCTGGCCCGATGGTTGTCGCGCGCGCCGCGCGTGTTGATCCTGAACGGGCCAAGCGTCGGTGTTGATGTCGGCTCCAAAGCCGATATCCATCACATTATTCGCGACCTCGCCAGTGAGGGTATCGGGATCATCGTGATCTCGGATGATCTGCCCGAACTCCTCGCCACCTGCCACCGCATCCTCGTGATGCGCGATGGGCGGATCATTGACGCTTTGGACGGCAAATCGGTGAGCGAGGATGATCTTGCCCGCAGGCTCGCCTCATGA
- a CDS encoding ABC transporter permease, with amino-acid sequence MSDWLPKDFWTRNETLVAGVIVVFCVIATISDPRFFTITTVSDLLRAAIVIGILAVGAMLVLVSGGIDVSFTAIAVFAMYSSTVLFLTIWPGAPWPLIFAISVVFGAILGAINGFFIAFLGLPTLIVTLGTLSVFRGFLLTFIGSQRISDLPPAMRDFSRGVLARGTTEAGNFYSIPWSVLALVFVIVLTWFILKKTILGRSIYAIGGSVESARRIGINVRWTQLFVYVYVGALAGLAGIIHGSVGRMADPFSLVGLELSVIAAVVLGGARLIGGYGTLTGTLLGVALIVIVQNSLIVIGIPTTWQSVTIGMLILLGTGVPAYRAKRAAARAG; translated from the coding sequence ATGAGCGACTGGCTGCCCAAGGATTTCTGGACCCGCAACGAAACACTGGTCGCCGGTGTCATCGTGGTGTTCTGCGTCATCGCCACAATATCGGACCCGCGCTTTTTTACGATCACGACCGTATCGGACCTTTTGCGTGCCGCCATCGTCATCGGCATCCTTGCCGTCGGCGCGATGCTGGTTCTGGTCTCCGGCGGGATCGATGTCAGCTTCACCGCCATCGCCGTGTTTGCGATGTATTCTTCTACGGTCCTATTCCTCACCATCTGGCCGGGTGCGCCCTGGCCTCTGATCTTTGCCATATCCGTAGTTTTCGGCGCGATACTAGGGGCGATCAACGGTTTTTTCATCGCCTTTCTGGGCCTGCCGACGCTGATTGTAACACTGGGCACGCTCTCGGTCTTCCGGGGCTTTCTGCTAACCTTCATCGGCTCGCAACGCATCTCGGACCTGCCCCCCGCCATGCGGGATTTTTCGCGCGGCGTTCTGGCGCGCGGCACCACCGAGGCCGGGAATTTCTATTCCATTCCATGGTCCGTCCTGGCGCTGGTCTTCGTGATCGTGCTGACGTGGTTTATCCTCAAAAAAACCATACTGGGGCGGTCAATCTATGCGATTGGCGGATCCGTTGAGAGCGCGCGGCGCATCGGGATCAACGTCAGGTGGACACAGCTTTTTGTCTATGTCTACGTCGGCGCTTTGGCAGGTCTTGCCGGGATCATCCACGGGTCGGTCGGGCGCATGGCGGACCCCTTCTCACTGGTCGGTCTGGAACTCTCGGTGATTGCCGCCGTTGTGCTGGGCGGTGCCAGACTGATCGGCGGTTATGGCACGCTGACCGGGACGCTTCTTGGCGTTGCACTCATCGTTATCGTGCAGAACAGCCTGATCGTCATCGGCATCCCGACCACATGGCAATCGGTCACCATCGGCATGCTGATCCTCTTGGGCACCGGCGTTCCCGCCTACCGGGCCAAGCGGGCCGCCGCACGGGCAGGATGA
- a CDS encoding ABC transporter permease has product MTSRIPTKDITAAPEFRLLVIAVFVFGLMSVLSPDRFLSAQNLTSMAFQFPEFAILALAMTLTMMTGGIDLSVVGIANLSAVTAALILTQVSDPSMPAAQSALWLALAVTAAMSVGAIAGLLNGALVAFFGLPPILATLGSGLVFTGFAIAMTGGSAVMGFPDTVALIGNAQVFGVPVPLILFVALAVILHLILTRTAFGLRVTMYGANPVAALYAAIDINRMLLKVYVISGMFASVAGLIIMSRANSAKADYGSSYLLLAVLIAVLGGVNPYGGYGRVIGVILAVLSMQFLSSGLNMLQVSNFARELIWGILLILVMVMNTHAVAALRASFAKSPK; this is encoded by the coding sequence ATGACATCACGCATCCCCACAAAAGACATCACCGCCGCTCCGGAATTCCGCCTGCTGGTCATCGCGGTTTTCGTTTTTGGCCTGATGTCGGTGCTCTCCCCGGACAGATTTCTATCCGCGCAAAACCTCACGTCAATGGCCTTTCAGTTTCCTGAATTCGCCATCCTGGCCCTGGCGATGACCCTCACCATGATGACCGGTGGGATCGATTTATCCGTTGTCGGCATTGCAAACCTGTCGGCCGTGACGGCGGCTCTTATCCTGACGCAGGTTTCAGACCCCTCCATGCCGGCCGCGCAATCCGCTCTCTGGCTTGCTTTGGCCGTTACCGCTGCGATGTCCGTCGGTGCCATTGCCGGATTGTTGAACGGCGCGCTGGTGGCCTTTTTCGGCCTGCCGCCCATTCTGGCCACGCTGGGCTCAGGGCTGGTCTTCACCGGCTTTGCCATTGCGATGACCGGGGGCAGTGCGGTGATGGGGTTTCCAGACACCGTTGCCCTGATCGGAAATGCGCAGGTTTTTGGCGTCCCCGTCCCGCTGATCCTGTTTGTGGCCCTCGCGGTCATATTGCATCTGATCCTGACACGCACGGCGTTCGGTTTGCGGGTCACCATGTATGGCGCAAACCCCGTGGCAGCCCTTTATGCTGCCATCGACATCAACCGCATGCTGCTCAAGGTTTATGTGATCTCTGGCATGTTTGCCTCTGTTGCGGGGCTGATCATCATGAGCCGTGCGAACTCGGCCAAGGCGGATTATGGCTCCTCCTACCTGCTGCTGGCCGTTCTGATCGCGGTGCTGGGCGGCGTGAACCCCTACGGCGGGTATGGCCGCGTGATCGGCGTGATCCTTGCGGTGCTGTCGATGCAATTCCTGTCCAGCGGGCTAAACATGCTTCAGGTCTCGAATTTTGCGCGTGAGTTGATCTGGGGTATCCTGCTGATCCTCGTCATGGTCATGAACACCCACGCCGTCGCCGCCCTGCGCGCGAGTTTTGCAAAATCACCTAAATAG
- a CDS encoding dihydroxyacetone kinase subunit DhaK → MKKILNNPEDYVDEMLAGLTAAHPEYYKLHGEGGKVVLRAEPGQNGKVGIVTGGGSGHLPVFTGYVGKGLLDACAIGDVFSSPSAEQMADAIRAADSGAGVLRLYGNYGGDVMNFDMAGDLVEFDDITCSTVLLADDVASAPPQEAEKRRGVAGMVYAFKIAGAAAEEGRDLDGVTAVAQKAADACRSIGAALSPCTVPQAGKPTFEIADEDMEMGMGIHGEPGVWRGKLQTADQIAGEMMDRLLADMPVAAGDRVSVMVNSLGATPPEELYILYRVVKARLEEAGATIVKPLVGRYATSMEMTGVSFTLCKLDDELETLLNAPCDCAFWSVR, encoded by the coding sequence ATGAAAAAGATACTCAACAACCCCGAAGATTATGTGGATGAAATGCTGGCGGGCCTGACCGCGGCGCATCCGGAATATTACAAGCTGCACGGCGAGGGCGGCAAGGTTGTCCTGCGCGCCGAGCCGGGACAGAACGGCAAGGTCGGCATTGTCACCGGGGGCGGTTCGGGCCACCTGCCCGTGTTCACTGGCTATGTCGGCAAAGGGCTGCTCGATGCCTGCGCCATTGGCGATGTCTTCTCCTCCCCTTCCGCCGAACAGATGGCGGATGCGATCCGGGCCGCTGACAGCGGGGCGGGTGTTTTACGCCTCTATGGGAATTATGGCGGGGACGTGATGAATTTCGACATGGCCGGGGATCTGGTGGAATTCGACGATATCACCTGCTCAACCGTTCTGCTGGCCGATGATGTGGCCTCTGCGCCCCCTCAGGAGGCCGAAAAGCGCCGGGGCGTGGCCGGCATGGTCTATGCGTTCAAGATCGCCGGGGCGGCAGCCGAAGAGGGTCGCGATCTGGACGGTGTGACCGCCGTGGCGCAAAAGGCGGCAGATGCCTGTCGCTCAATTGGTGCCGCACTGTCGCCCTGCACCGTGCCACAGGCCGGGAAACCAACCTTTGAGATCGCTGACGAAGACATGGAAATGGGCATGGGCATCCACGGCGAACCCGGCGTGTGGCGCGGCAAGCTGCAAACGGCGGATCAGATTGCGGGCGAGATGATGGATCGTCTGTTGGCGGATATGCCCGTGGCCGCAGGCGACCGTGTGTCGGTCATGGTGAACTCGCTGGGTGCGACGCCACCCGAAGAGCTCTACATCCTTTACCGCGTTGTGAAAGCCCGCTTGGAAGAAGCGGGTGCCACCATCGTCAAGCCACTGGTCGGGCGCTACGCCACATCTATGGAAATGACGGGGGTGTCCTTCACCCTGTGCAAGCTGGACGACGAGTTGGAAACCCTGCTGAACGCCCCCTGCGATTGTGCCTTCTGGAGCGTCAGATGA
- a CDS encoding dihydroxyacetone kinase subunit L, which produces MNITRDTLLAAIDRITAAMERDFEMLNAADGALGDGDLGVTMARGMRAITQMKEELPEDIGMALLQCAQAFTKTSGSSYGTLMATGLMSAAKTLRGAQVIEPASIPELIAGARDKMQARGKAELGGKTVLDSLDYIVRATADGDDKARAAAQAVDKALDDFRDKPATVGRARIFGDKSIGLDDPGMLAMQSIIKAATGS; this is translated from the coding sequence ATGAACATCACACGGGACACGTTACTGGCCGCGATAGACCGCATCACAGCGGCGATGGAGCGGGATTTCGAGATGCTCAACGCCGCTGATGGTGCGCTTGGGGATGGTGATCTGGGCGTGACCATGGCCCGTGGCATGCGCGCCATCACGCAGATGAAAGAGGAATTGCCCGAGGACATCGGCATGGCGCTGCTGCAATGCGCGCAGGCCTTTACCAAAACCTCCGGGTCGTCTTACGGCACCTTGATGGCGACCGGATTGATGAGCGCGGCCAAGACCCTGCGCGGCGCGCAGGTGATCGAGCCTGCCAGCATCCCCGAACTGATCGCCGGGGCGCGCGACAAGATGCAGGCGCGCGGCAAGGCGGAGCTGGGCGGCAAGACCGTTCTGGACAGTCTGGATTATATCGTCCGTGCCACCGCCGATGGTGACGACAAGGCGCGCGCGGCGGCTCAGGCCGTCGACAAAGCCCTCGATGATTTCCGCGACAAACCCGCCACTGTGGGGCGCGCGCGCATCTTTGGCGACAAGAGCATCGGACTGGACGATCCTGGCATGCTGGCCATGCAGTCCATCATCAAGGCCGCCACCGGATCCTAA
- a CDS encoding aldo/keto reductase codes for MKYRTLGRTGLKVSAITMGTFTFGGRGDFARAASQGVSDARLLVDTCIDHGVNLFDTANMYSTGLSEEILGEVLEGRYDNVLVTSKARMPIGQGPNDEGVSRWHLIRECERSLKRLRTDHIDIYYMHEWDGLTPVEEKMEALDTLIQQGKIRYAGCSNYSAWQVMKSLAAAPRHSSRFASQQIHYTIEAREAEYELLPLSVDQGLGVLIWSPLAAGLLSGKHRRGAGPAQGSRQAEGWNEPPIRDTERLWNIVDLLVEIGEAHNVEAAQIALAWLLTRPAVASLVVGGRNADQFERNFRAVDLVLSDDELKRLNDVSRLPLVYPYWHQHNFARARFSAADQALHADYPDRHYGGEDPLV; via the coding sequence ATGAAATATCGCACCTTGGGACGGACCGGGCTGAAGGTTTCGGCCATCACGATGGGCACCTTCACCTTCGGTGGGCGGGGTGATTTTGCGCGCGCGGCAAGCCAGGGGGTGAGCGACGCCCGTCTGCTTGTGGACACCTGCATTGATCATGGCGTCAATCTTTTTGACACCGCGAACATGTATTCCACGGGCCTCTCCGAAGAGATTTTGGGCGAAGTGCTGGAAGGCCGATACGACAACGTTCTGGTCACCTCCAAAGCGCGGATGCCGATTGGGCAGGGTCCCAACGACGAAGGCGTGTCGCGCTGGCATCTGATCCGGGAATGTGAACGCTCGCTCAAGCGGCTGCGCACCGATCATATTGACATCTATTACATGCACGAATGGGACGGGTTGACCCCGGTTGAGGAGAAAATGGAGGCGCTGGATACGCTGATCCAACAGGGGAAAATTCGCTACGCGGGCTGTTCGAACTATTCCGCGTGGCAGGTGATGAAATCGCTCGCCGCAGCACCGCGCCATTCCAGCCGTTTCGCCAGCCAGCAGATCCATTACACGATTGAGGCGCGCGAGGCGGAGTATGAGCTTTTGCCGCTGTCGGTCGATCAGGGTCTGGGCGTACTGATCTGGTCGCCGCTGGCCGCCGGATTGCTGTCGGGGAAACACCGCCGCGGCGCGGGTCCTGCGCAAGGATCACGGCAGGCCGAAGGGTGGAATGAGCCGCCGATCCGCGACACAGAGCGGCTGTGGAACATCGTTGATTTATTGGTTGAGATCGGCGAGGCGCATAACGTCGAGGCCGCACAGATCGCGCTGGCCTGGCTGCTGACGCGCCCGGCGGTGGCGTCATTGGTGGTGGGCGGTCGCAATGCTGATCAGTTTGAGCGCAATTTCCGCGCGGTTGATCTTGTACTCTCAGATGATGAATTGAAGCGTCTGAATGATGTCAGCCGCCTGCCTTTGGTCTATCCCTATTGGCACCAGCATAATTTCGCACGTGCCCGGTTTAGTGCGGCGGATCAGGCTTTGCATGCGGATTACCCAGACCGGCATTACGGCGGGGAAGACCCGCTGGTCTAG
- a CDS encoding class II aldolase/adducin family protein codes for MTPANPLPDTRVTRQALIDACLRMNDRHLNQGTSGNISARIDGGILITPSGVPYEDLTPDAMVTIPLTGLPASNGPKPSSEWPFHQGMHRARPDMPVVLHAHPPYCSVLAVQRRAIPACHYMIAAFGGNNVPLADYALFGSPELCANMAQIMADRHGCLMANHGATVLGETIDKAFWRLEELETLARTYLFSSIGGEAVILSDAEIAEVLVAFQDYGPRAASDT; via the coding sequence ATGACGCCTGCAAACCCGCTTCCCGATACGCGCGTGACGCGCCAAGCCTTGATCGACGCCTGTCTTCGGATGAACGACCGGCACCTGAACCAAGGCACGTCGGGCAACATCTCGGCCCGGATCGACGGTGGTATTCTGATCACGCCCTCCGGTGTGCCCTATGAGGATTTGACCCCCGATGCGATGGTGACGATCCCGCTGACCGGCTTGCCCGCCAGCAATGGCCCGAAGCCGTCGTCCGAATGGCCGTTCCACCAAGGCATGCATCGCGCGCGCCCTGACATGCCCGTGGTTTTACATGCGCATCCGCCCTATTGCAGTGTCCTCGCCGTACAGCGCCGCGCGATCCCGGCGTGCCACTATATGATCGCGGCCTTTGGCGGGAATAACGTGCCGCTTGCGGATTATGCGCTCTTTGGCAGCCCGGAACTTTGTGCCAATATGGCGCAGATCATGGCGGACCGGCATGGATGTTTGATGGCCAATCACGGGGCGACGGTCCTTGGCGAAACCATCGACAAGGCCTTCTGGCGGCTGGAAGAGCTTGAAACGCTCGCGCGCACCTATCTGTTCAGCAGCATCGGTGGCGAGGCTGTTATCCTGTCGGATGCCGAAATTGCAGAGGTGTTGGTCGCCTTTCAGGACTACGGGCCGCGGGCTGCGAGCGACACATAA
- a CDS encoding sugar-binding transcriptional regulator translates to MSAGSIGKAKSSAPDLVRLPPREDALYVEAAWLYYHDGLNQNEIAARMRISRASVVNYLNEVRARDWVRVHLDSDVFCGHRLAAQLCAKYGLAEALVVPEGSGDRDGAAASVSRVTRAAADWLPRLLEPGDILGVSWGATVYQMAQQVPHTPVSDLTVIQLLGSRPAALGFEAEACTSMLAHRLGGQCINLHVPLVLSTKSLRDALCDEPVVRDQLGALARCNKTILACGTCDADAHVVRSGILSAAGIAEYRDKGAAGVICGRLIDADGQPMFADVEERMIGVSLEQMRGKDMALLVAAGPGRAGPAQAAIKGGFVTHLATSARVAEELLEMTS, encoded by the coding sequence ATGTCTGCGGGGTCCATCGGCAAAGCCAAAAGCAGCGCCCCCGATCTGGTGCGACTTCCCCCGCGTGAGGACGCGCTTTATGTCGAGGCGGCGTGGCTCTATTACCACGATGGGCTGAACCAGAACGAGATCGCCGCACGTATGCGGATCAGCCGCGCGTCGGTGGTGAATTACCTCAACGAGGTGCGCGCGCGCGATTGGGTCCGGGTGCATCTGGACAGCGATGTGTTTTGTGGACACCGCCTGGCAGCACAACTTTGCGCTAAATACGGGCTGGCGGAGGCCTTGGTGGTGCCTGAGGGGTCTGGTGATCGGGACGGGGCTGCGGCCAGCGTCTCGCGGGTGACGCGGGCGGCGGCGGATTGGTTGCCACGATTGTTGGAGCCGGGTGACATTCTCGGGGTGTCCTGGGGCGCAACTGTCTATCAGATGGCGCAGCAGGTCCCTCATACGCCGGTATCGGATCTCACGGTGATCCAGCTTTTGGGTTCGCGCCCCGCAGCCCTTGGTTTTGAAGCAGAGGCCTGCACGTCGATGTTGGCGCACCGGTTGGGCGGGCAGTGCATAAACCTGCATGTGCCATTGGTCCTTTCCACCAAAAGCCTGCGCGATGCGCTTTGCGACGAACCGGTGGTGCGCGACCAGCTTGGGGCCTTGGCGCGGTGCAACAAGACCATTCTGGCCTGTGGCACCTGTGATGCGGACGCGCATGTCGTGCGCAGCGGTATCCTGAGTGCCGCGGGGATTGCCGAATACCGCGATAAGGGCGCGGCGGGAGTGATTTGTGGTCGCTTGATTGACGCGGACGGGCAGCCCATGTTTGCCGATGTCGAAGAGCGCATGATCGGCGTGTCGCTGGAGCAGATGCGGGGCAAGGATATGGCGCTTTTGGTTGCCGCCGGGCCGGGACGCGCCGGGCCAGCGCAGGCCGCCATCAAGGGTGGGTTTGTGACGCATCTTGCGACCAGCGCGCGGGTGGCAGAGGAACTGTTGGAGATGACATCATGA